The Coffea arabica cultivar ET-39 chromosome 4e, Coffea Arabica ET-39 HiFi, whole genome shotgun sequence genome includes a window with the following:
- the LOC113741058 gene encoding pentatricopeptide repeat-containing protein At5g48910-like yields MLVEKSLPAVQINTRALQQHLFSLLQNCKTIKHLYQIHTQVIINGFSQTNFILVNLLSFYITSGNLKSASQVFEQVQSPSTNVWNQIIRGHGRSEKPCKSVELFNLMGKSEALPDGYSYSYVINGCTKGGLLSEGQMVHGKVLKHGFCSNVFVQTNLLNLYSSCGGVDGVSNARYVFDEMGERSIVTWNSLLLGFFRCGDVDGARRIFDEMPERNVVSWTTMIDGCLGNGRCRQALALFHQMRSAQVEPDQVTLVVLLSACAELGDLNLGRWIHRYSFEILSDGKQPKLLSLNNALIHMYASCGVTNEAYRVFKEMPQKTTVSWTSMITGFAKQGYAKEALKLFHEMDRLRESNVKPDEMTFLGVLSACSHTGHVDQGWRYFCSMSQTWGVEPRVEHYGCMVDILSRAGLLDEAVELVRTMPMKPNDVVWGALLGGCRIYKNVELASHVDKMLDMELEPDRAAGYCMLLSDVYSTARRWQEAHTVKQKIVEMGVRKPSGRSWVQINGVLHDFVVNDRTHKHSHLIYDMLGLIRKEMNLHGY; encoded by the coding sequence ATGTtagttgaaaaatcccttcccGCGGTACAAATCAATACCAGAGCCCTCCAACAACACCTCTTTTCACTATTGCAAAATTGTAAAACCATCAAACACCTATACCAAATCCACACTCAAGTTATCATCAATGGCTTTTCTCAGACAAACTTCATTCTTGTCAACCTATTATCCTTCTACATCACCTCTGGTAATCTCAAAAGTGCATCCCAAGTTTTTGAACAAGTCCAAAGTCCCAGCACCAATGTTTGGAACCAAATTATCAGAGGCCATGGCCGAAGCGAAAAACCGTGTAAATCGGTGGAGTTGTTCAATCTAATGGGGAAATCAGAAGCTTTGCCTGATGGGTATTCGTATTCTTATGTTATTAATGGTTGTACAAAAGGGGGCTTGTTGAGTGAAGGTCAAATGGTTCATGGGAAGGTTTTGAAACATGGGTTCTGCTCAAATGTGTTTGTTCAGACTAATTTGTTGAATTTGTACTCTTCTTGTGGAGGCGTGGATGGCGTTAGTAATGCGCGGtatgtgtttgatgaaatgggTGAGAGAAGCATTGTGACTTGGAATTCATTGCTTTTGGGGTTTTTTAGGTGCGGGGATGTTGATGGGGCACGTCGAATATTTGATGAGATGCCGGAGAGAAATGTGGTTTCTTGGACGACCATGATTGATGGATGTTTGGGAAATGGGAGGTGTAGGCAAGCATTGGCTCTGTTTCATCAGATGCGCAGTGCCCAAGTGGAACCTGATCAGGTTACCTTGGTGGTGCTGCTCTCAGCATGTGCTGAATTGGGTGATTTAAATTTGGGGAGATGGATTCATCGGTATAGCTTTGAGATTCTGAGCGATGGAAAACAGCCAAAGCTGCTCTCATTGAACAATGCGTTGATTCATATGTATGCTAGCTGTGGTGTAACGAATGAAGCTTATAGAGTATTCAAAGAGATGCCACAGAAAACAACAGTTTCTTGGACTAGTATGATCACAGGCTTTGCAAAACAGGGGTATGCAAAAGAGGCTCTTAAATTATTCCACGAAATGGATAGGTTGAGAGAAAGCAATGTTAAACCTGATGAAATGACATTCTTGGGTGTGTTGTCTGCTTGCAGCCACACTGGTCATGTTGACCAGGGATGGCGTTATTTCTGCAGTATGAGTCAAACATGGGGTGTTGAACCAAGGGTTGAACATTACGGGTGCATGGTTGATATCTTGAGTCGAGCTGGATTATTAGATGAAGCAGTTGAGCTTGTTAGGACTATGCCTATGAAACCAAATGATGTAGTCTGGGGTGCTCTTCTTGGTGGCTGTAGGATTTATAAAAATGTGGAACTTGCTTCTCATGTGGATAAAATGTTGGATATGGAGCTTGAACCTGACAGAGCTGCAGGGTATTGCATGCTCTTGTCAGATGTATATTCTACCGCTAGAAGGTGGCAGGAAGCACATACTGTAAAACAGAAGATAGTAGAGATGGGAGTGAGAAAGCCTTCAGGTCGAAGTTGGGTTCAGATAAATGGAGTCCTTCATGATTTTGTGGTCAATGACAGAACGCACAAGCATTCACATTTGATCTATGATATGCTTGGTTTGATAAGGAAAGAAATGAACTTGCATGGTTACTAG